From Cellulomonas chengniuliangii, the proteins below share one genomic window:
- a CDS encoding serine hydrolase domain-containing protein, with protein MTTSRGLLPRSTPAAAGVSSRAVAAMLDDLEARSVECHSLMIVRHGDVVAEGWWSPFSPERPHLLYSLTKSFTSIAVGLAIADGLLSLDDRVVDVLPEHVPADVSAQGRRITVHHLLSMTAGHAADSLEEAWGLEPHDLVRGFLRVPFTEPEGTRHAYDNSTTYVLARMVEKVTGRGLPELLDDRLFGPMGIDHAEWDRVGSGASFGFHGLHLTTEAVAAFGELLMRGGRWGEQQLVPREWVELATRRHVATQHVEGAVEGADAWCGYGYQFWMSRHGYRAHGAYGQRCVVVPSHDLVVAVTGATEPQDVLDAIWEHLLPGMDAPASAADDEVLAERLRGLSLAPVKGSADRGRSVRAGVIASSADSALAEGTSVVVDPVDGGWAVRIGPSLDLLVGHGAWRESAPLGRPVVAAGAWQGDAFVADLYVITTPHRVRLEVDAGAGTAVATWSTVPLTGPRLEPHLRSPLMTRPDVA; from the coding sequence GTGACCACTTCACGCGGGCTGCTGCCACGTTCGACGCCTGCCGCCGCGGGGGTGTCGTCGCGGGCGGTCGCCGCCATGCTGGACGACCTCGAGGCGAGGTCCGTCGAGTGCCACTCGCTCATGATCGTGCGGCACGGTGACGTCGTCGCCGAGGGCTGGTGGTCGCCGTTCTCGCCCGAGCGCCCGCATCTGCTCTACTCGCTGACCAAGTCGTTCACCTCGATCGCCGTGGGCCTCGCGATCGCCGACGGGCTGCTCTCGCTCGACGACCGGGTCGTGGACGTGCTGCCCGAGCATGTCCCGGCCGATGTCTCGGCCCAGGGCCGCCGCATCACCGTGCACCACCTGCTGTCCATGACGGCCGGGCACGCGGCGGACAGTCTCGAGGAGGCCTGGGGGCTCGAGCCGCATGACCTGGTCCGCGGCTTCCTCCGCGTCCCGTTCACCGAGCCGGAGGGCACGCGCCACGCCTACGACAACTCGACCACCTACGTCCTGGCGCGGATGGTGGAGAAGGTCACGGGCCGCGGCCTGCCGGAGCTGCTCGACGACCGACTCTTCGGGCCCATGGGCATCGACCACGCGGAGTGGGACCGGGTCGGGAGCGGCGCCTCGTTCGGCTTCCACGGCCTGCACCTCACCACCGAGGCCGTCGCCGCCTTCGGCGAGCTCCTGATGCGCGGGGGCCGCTGGGGCGAGCAGCAGCTCGTGCCGCGGGAGTGGGTCGAGCTCGCGACGCGTCGCCACGTCGCGACCCAGCACGTCGAGGGCGCGGTGGAGGGCGCCGACGCCTGGTGCGGGTACGGCTACCAGTTCTGGATGTCCCGCCACGGCTACCGTGCTCACGGCGCCTACGGCCAGCGGTGCGTGGTCGTCCCCTCGCACGACCTCGTGGTCGCGGTGACCGGCGCCACGGAGCCGCAGGACGTCCTGGACGCCATCTGGGAGCACCTGCTGCCCGGCATGGACGCCCCGGCGAGCGCGGCCGACGACGAGGTGCTCGCTGAGCGGCTGCGCGGGCTGTCACTGGCGCCGGTCAAGGGCTCGGCCGACCGGGGCCGTTCCGTGAGGGCCGGTGTCATCGCGTCCTCGGCGGACTCTGCGCTGGCCGAGGGGACGTCGGTGGTCGTCGACCCGGTGGACGGTGGGTGGGCCGTGCGGATCGGGCCGTCCCTCGACCTGCTGGTGGGGCACGGCGCCTGGCGGGAGAGCGCGCCGCTCGGCCGCCCTGTGGTCGCCGCGGGCGCGTGGCAGGGTGACGCCTTCGTCGCAGACCTGTACGTCATCACCACCCCGCACCGGGTCCGGCTCGAAGTCGACGCCGGCGCGGGCACGGCCGTGGCCACGTGGAGCACGGTGCCCCTGACGGGGCCGAGGCTCGAGCCGCACCTGCGGTCGCCGCTGATGACCAGGCCCGACGTCGCGTAG
- the glnA gene encoding type I glutamate--ammonia ligase, with protein MFSKPEEVLAFIRDEDVKFVDVRFCDLPGTMQHFNVPAGTLDLDFFTDGQMFDGSSIRGFQAIHESDMKLIPDVTTAYIDPFRAEKTLNINFHIVDPYTDEPYSRDPRQVAAKAEAYLRSTGIADTAFFAPEAEFYIFDDVRFETKQNAGYYYIDSIEGAWNSGRVEEGGNLGHKTPYKGGYFPVPPVDQFADIRDQISLQLDALGLQVERAHHEVGTAGQAEINYRFDELGKSADKVQLFKYVVKNVAHANGRTATFMPKPLFGDNGSGMHVHQSLWKDGVPLFFDEKGYGGLSDMARWYIGGLLKHAPSLLAFTNPTVNSYHRLVPGFEAPVNLVYSARNRSACIRIPVTGSNPKAKRIEFRVPDPSSNPYLAFAAMLMAGLDGIQNRIEPPEPVDKDLYELPPEEHALIQQVPGSLSEVLDNLEADHDYLTAGGVFTPDLISTWIDYKRSHEVDPIRLRPHPHEFELYYDC; from the coding sequence ATGTTCAGCAAGCCAGAAGAAGTCCTGGCGTTCATCAGGGACGAGGACGTCAAGTTCGTCGACGTGCGTTTCTGTGACCTGCCCGGCACGATGCAGCACTTCAACGTGCCGGCCGGCACCCTCGACCTGGACTTCTTCACGGACGGCCAGATGTTCGACGGCTCCTCGATCCGTGGGTTCCAGGCGATCCACGAGTCCGACATGAAGTTGATCCCCGACGTCACGACGGCGTACATCGACCCGTTCCGGGCCGAGAAGACGCTCAACATCAACTTCCACATCGTCGACCCGTACACCGACGAGCCGTACAGCCGCGACCCCCGCCAGGTCGCCGCCAAGGCCGAGGCGTACCTGCGCTCGACGGGCATCGCGGACACGGCGTTCTTCGCCCCCGAGGCCGAGTTCTACATCTTCGACGACGTGCGCTTCGAGACGAAGCAGAACGCCGGGTACTACTACATCGACTCGATCGAGGGCGCCTGGAACTCGGGCCGCGTCGAGGAGGGTGGCAACCTCGGCCACAAGACGCCCTACAAGGGCGGCTACTTCCCCGTCCCGCCGGTCGACCAGTTCGCTGACATCCGCGACCAGATCTCGCTGCAGCTCGACGCCCTGGGCCTCCAGGTCGAGCGCGCGCACCACGAGGTCGGCACCGCCGGCCAGGCGGAGATCAACTACCGCTTCGACGAGCTCGGCAAGTCCGCCGACAAGGTCCAGCTCTTCAAGTACGTCGTGAAGAACGTGGCGCACGCCAACGGCCGCACCGCGACGTTCATGCCGAAGCCCCTGTTCGGCGACAACGGCTCGGGCATGCACGTCCACCAGTCCCTGTGGAAGGACGGCGTGCCGCTGTTCTTCGACGAGAAAGGCTACGGCGGCCTGTCCGACATGGCCCGCTGGTACATCGGCGGCCTGCTCAAGCACGCGCCCTCGCTGCTCGCCTTCACGAACCCGACGGTGAACTCCTACCACCGCCTGGTCCCCGGCTTCGAGGCCCCGGTCAACCTGGTCTACTCGGCCCGTAACCGCTCCGCATGCATCCGCATCCCGGTGACCGGTTCGAACCCGAAGGCCAAGCGCATCGAGTTCCGCGTCCCGGACCCGTCGTCCAACCCGTACCTCGCCTTCGCGGCGATGCTCATGGCTGGCCTCGACGGCATCCAGAACCGCATCGAGCCGCCGGAGCCGGTCGACAAGGACCTCTACGAGCTGCCGCCCGAGGAGCACGCCCTCATCCAGCAGGTCCCGGGCTCGCTCTCCGAGGTGCTCGACAACCTCGAGGCCGACCACGACTACCTCACGGCCGGCGGTGTCTTCACCCCCGACCTGATCTCGACGTGGATCGACTACAAGCGCTCGCACGAGGTCGACCCGATCCGCCTGCGGCCGCACCCCCACGAGTTCGAGCTCTACTACGACTGCTGA
- a CDS encoding RDD family protein, translated as MDARQSMGSWLEGGPSSGGGAYQGARLGLPQDGPGSLAPLGRRAVALIIDWVACVAISTAFFDGHPMATLAVFAVENILLVSLLGTTLGHRLLGLQVRRVASPERLGPHPSGHEQAPDPGPAVAPGLLSGVVRSVLVCLVIPAVIWDADGRGMHDRLAGTAIVRR; from the coding sequence GTGGACGCGCGTCAGAGCATGGGGTCATGGCTTGAGGGTGGCCCGTCGAGCGGCGGAGGCGCCTATCAGGGGGCCCGGTTGGGGCTCCCGCAGGACGGTCCGGGCTCGCTCGCGCCGCTCGGTCGACGCGCGGTGGCGTTGATCATCGACTGGGTCGCGTGCGTCGCGATCTCCACCGCGTTCTTCGATGGACATCCGATGGCCACGCTGGCCGTCTTCGCGGTCGAGAACATCCTTCTCGTGAGCCTGCTCGGCACCACGCTCGGGCACCGGCTGCTGGGCCTGCAGGTCCGGCGCGTCGCCTCCCCGGAGCGCCTGGGCCCGCATCCGAGCGGCCACGAGCAGGCGCCGGACCCGGGCCCCGCGGTCGCGCCGGGGCTGCTCTCCGGCGTGGTGCGCTCGGTGCTGGTCTGCCTGGTCATCCCGGCGGTGATCTGGGACGCCGACGGGCGGGGCATGCACGACAGGCTGGCCGGCACCGCCATCGTCCGGCGCTGA